In Choristoneura fumiferana chromosome 21, NRCan_CFum_1, whole genome shotgun sequence, a single genomic region encodes these proteins:
- the fws gene encoding conserved oligomeric Golgi complex subunit 5 four way stop, translating into MEAKDVCVEIENDEFYSKFLVDTVKPLVGENISVSDQVSRLAQGIEKLSKSLEKQVLAKHNDLLTQASHISDLETTLESVQSQVQGLLRGAEKLKDRVHTPHRALEEQTTMLERVQETCNLLRHAAKMLALWNKLASIKDNPPKEAIILFELNELIGDYDFEGIVLLEEVLKEVEHRKKELLDNSTALLQSSLLNGEKEKLLQCFKVFHNLQCTNEQIRNSVDSILNDLKKEIGNALNVQMVSIEVKKSSSGRVAPGKANIMNAQDFKNKLWDNIDKLFRVEMYNNCTKVIMLQNVVNELHAIGNFRNIAKTFWSDLCTVFSSELEKSPLNVNQSVEIDFPRLLKCFNDLLSKLKCKDLEINRSSLTKWENSFLSKSLGKLLEPVRSMWHLSQVPNMDQIDNAVRIIAEALSISLGDKQLSISLANSVAKCIKQMNVEAEQRLSLDSDVAQIIEPPTSSQQKNADLCNALYYFSSQIRRVLVNMNSMLPQESVQIVQSSLKDVTSLSVLQLFAESIKNSLFIILMTMHDEPDLTRSDDPTGKSLSCSPYMKELQQFVSRCKDIYLSMFSEKAALNECCTTIAKATVERFIQHVCNVQPLSKFGRIKLQIDCKHLETALAPLVSDMSELGDQSRQLKALSLLLEKSPQDIVKSQSEGASLPYSLVMMFLFSYAGPQLIAPHTCAGWNIQKLMQWLDSHKKEKERLDFVAGALQRYQNHVRQNQIATYDEVYPILLQLLEDGRNTLKQEK; encoded by the coding sequence atGGAAGCAAAAGACGTTTGTGTAGAGATAGAGAATGATGAATTCTACAGTAAATTCTTAGTGGACACCGTGAAGCCGTTAGTGGGCGAAAACATATCTGTCTCAGACCAAGTAAGTAGACTCGCCCAAGGCATCGAAAAACTAAGCAAAAGCTTAGAGAAGCAAGTTCTAGCCAAGCACAACGACCTCCTAACCCAGGCGAGTCATATATCCGATTTAGAAACTACGTTAGAGTCCGTACAATCACAAGTACAAGGTTTGCTGCGCGGCGCCGAAAAACTCAAAGATAGAGTACACACGCCGCACCGTGCCTTAGAAGAACAGACGACGATGCTTGAAAGAGTCCAGGAGACTTGCAACCTCCTCCGGCACGCAGCGAAAATGTTGGCTTTATGGAACAAACTAGCCAGCATCAAAGACAACCCGCCAAAAGAAGCTATTATTCTATTCGAACTCAACGAACTGATTGGTGACTATGATTTTGAAGGGATAGTACTTCTAGAGGAGGTACTTAAAGAGGTAGAACACAGAAAAAAGGAATTGCTGGATAATTCCACAGCATTACTGCAGTCCAGCTTGCTAAATGGAGAGAAAGAGAAGTTACTACAATGCTTCAAAGTGTTCCACAACCTGCAGTGCACTAATGAGCAGATCCGAAACAGTGTGGACAGCATTCTCAATGATCTGAAGAAGGAAATTGGCAATGCTCTCAATGTACAAATGGTTTCCATAGAAGTGAAGAAATCAAGTTCAGGACGAGTTGCTCCAGGAAAAGCAAACATTATGAATGCACAGGATTTCAAAAACAAACTTTGGGATAACATTGATAAGCTGTTCCGTGTGGAAATGTACAATAACTGCACAAAAGTAATTATGCTGCAGAATGTTGTCAATGAATTGCATGCTATTGGCAACTTTCGGAACATAGCCAAAACATTCTGGTCGGATCTGTGCACAGTATTCAGCAGTGAACTAGAGAAGAGTCCCCTCAATGTGAACCAGTCTGTAGAAATTGACTTTCCAAGACTCCTAAAATGCTTCAATGACTTGCTTTCCAAACTCAAATGTAAAGACTTGGAAATAAACCGTTCCTCATTGACTAAATGGGAGAACTCATTCCTGTCAAAGTCTCTTGGGAAGCTGCTTGAGCCCGTGAGAAGCATGTGGCATCTAAGCCAAGTTCCAAATATGGATCAAATAGACAATGCTGTCAGAATCATAGCAGAAGCGTTAAGCATCTCCCTTGGAGATAAACAGTTGAGCATAAGTTTGGCAAACAGTGTGGCCAAGTGCATCAAACAGATGAATGTGGAGGCTGAGCAACGCTTGTCTCTTGACAGTGATGTTGCACAAATAATTGAACCACCAACCAGCTCTCAACAAAAGAATGCCGACCTTTGCAATGCACTGTACTATTTCTCATCACAAATCAGAAGGGTTCTTGTAAACATGAATTCTATGCTGCCACAAGAAAGTGTACAAATTGTCCAAAGCAGTCTCAAAGATGTCACTAGTCTTTCGGTGTTGCAATTATTTGCTGAGTCAATCAAAAACTCCCTTTTCATTATTTTGATGACAATGCATGATGAGCCTGACTTAACCAGGTCTGATGACCCAACTGGAAAGTCACTGTCTTGTTCCCCTTACATGAAGGAATTACAGCAATTTGTATCAAGATGTAAGGATATTTACTTATCTATGTTCAGTGAGAAAGCAGCACTCAACGAATGTTGCACCACCATTGCAAAGGCTACAGTAGAGAGGTTCATTCAACATGTCTGTAATGTACAACCTCTAAGTAAATTTGGCCGGATTAAGCTGCAGATAGATTGCAAGCATTTGGAGACCGCTTTGGCGCCTTTAGTGAGTGATATGTCAGAGTTGGGCGACCAAAGCAGGCAATTAAAAGCACTTAGCTTGCTCCTAGAGAAATCACCTCAAGATATAGTAAAAAGTCAGTCTGAAGGTGCATCTTTGCCTTATTCCCTGGTTATGATGTTTTTGTTCTCATATGCAGGGCCCCAGTTGATTGCGCCGCATACTTGTGCTGGTTGGAACATCCAGAAGTTGATGCAATGGCTCGACTCTCATAAAAAGGAGAAGGAAAGGCTAGATTTTGTCGCTGGAGCACTGCAGAGGTATCAGAACCACGTCCGGCAAAACCAAATTGCGACTTATGATGAGGTGTATCCAATTTTGTTGCAGTTGCTGGAGGATGGCAGGAATACATTGAAGCAGGAGAaataa